In Coffea arabica cultivar ET-39 chromosome 9e, Coffea Arabica ET-39 HiFi, whole genome shotgun sequence, the genomic window GAGCCTACTGAGCACACTCCTGGTACTAAAGATACTCCAGAAGCTCATGCCTCCAGTTCTCAGCCCAAGAATAAAGGAAAAGTTCCCATCTCTGAAGAGGCGACTGAAGTTGATGCTGAAGATACTGAAGAGGAAGATCTTGTGGATCCTGAGCAATTTCGTCTGACTAGGAGAAGGCCTGGATCATCCAAGATCACCATATAGGCACTACTAGGCCACTGCACTTCATGAGTAGTTCTCAATAATTCTCTTTTTCGCATATTTTGCTCTTAAAAGACATCTGGTGTGTTTGTTAATTTTAAGGAGTTTACTCCTCTACTGGTCTGTAAAAATATTTAGCTGTCTGTTGTTGGAAGATGTTTCTATATTATGGTTGTGTCTATCATGTCTTAAATGGATGTTGTCTCTCTTATCTTAAATGGCTGTCTTAAATCCGTTGTTAGCTATCTCTCTTGTCTGTTTATGTCAGTTCCTTGTAAATTGCTGTCATTTGTTGCTGCTCTGATCTCAGTTCTGATTAATTTCGGTTCTGATATGGATATTACtgttatgatgacaaaaagggggagaaacaTGGATGGAATCAGTATATAAATCTGATCTATATGTGAGGGGGAGTCAAGAATCTGATCTATATGTGAGGGGGAGTCAAGTAAATTTTTCTGTGGCGTATGAAAATTTTCTGAGGGGGAGTCACTGAAGGGATGTGGATATCATTCTGAGGGGGAGTTGTAAAGGGAAACTATATCAAAATTCCCTCActtcatccattgttttgtcatcatcaaaaagggggagattgctTATCTTTGATCGtaccttttgatgattacaaaacaagtGGATAAAACTAATGTTTTCCAAGTTTGTTTTTGGTCAGAAAATGGAGCAAGACAGGTTCAAAGGCCAAGCATCTGCTAAAACATCTGTTAGACGCACAAATACATCCTATCGGCcgtccgataaccgtagagtaTTTTCGGACGCGCAAAGAACCTAtcctcggacgtccgaaactgATAAGTCAGCACTTCTAAGATCTCtaacctcgatcggacgcacaaTACTTGAGCACCGGACGTTCGAAAATCGTTGCAACACTTCGGACGACAAACATTagaagcaccggacgtccgaaagaatcaATGAAGGATTCCAAGTTTTTCATCATATGGTCGGACGCATATTCTGATGCTGCCGGATGTCCTaaagatttcaagaaaatttcttgaattcacTGCCTGCGTTCGGACCCACAAAACCAGCCTActggacgtccgacactactaacagctagttgactcttcagctgccttgtGTCCGTTGGTGGCTCTAATTGAAGATGTTTTTGGTCTATTATAAATAGGATAAAAGTCAACCACCAAAAGCACGAATACACATTAAGTCTACGTCaaatcttgagtgattcaagcataagaatactccaaaaagaagatttgtactcttagttgtgtgatCATCTTTTAGCTTCTCAAgtgtgattcaatttcttcaatagtgtagctctgtgagggttattcgagtatttgtaaaacttccttgcttgatcaagtgtatcttgaggcaaggaggaagtgatccttcccgtgtacacaagagattggttgtttgttgaatcaacttgaagaagcttacaATATAAAGGGGATATTCAAACTCTAGTCGAGTTTGAGATTTTGTTTGCTATTCCATCTTCTTATTCACTGTTTTGCGACACTAACTGTTTATTTCTTCTGCTTTAAATTACTTCCGCCTTATCATAAATTGTTCCCTGGTCTGATACTTTAGAAAAAGACGGCTAGTTCAGAAAAAGTGATTTATATTTTGGCTAGCTTTTAAAACTACCTAATAcacccacctctccctagggcaaaccctagggtatcagtggactgcctgcccaactctcgccaggactcagtcgttcaaagtactaatatcatcaatgaaacgaatgtaacatttgacaatgcaggggattgaaacactaactcaaacataatcactaattcaacaattcagcttagtacatatatcatcgcatgccaacttaccacgcttcactcaaaattacataatataaatcacccttaagaatttaagcttacaagtatgcttaaacgaaagttacaccctcaaaacgcaagaacggcaaaataaagctaagaaagccctcgatcaaatcccttcccgatctgttaaggaaaacaaagggaatggggtgagctaaagcccagtgaggttccaggtaaacaagtaaacacatagccacataaaatcacaaaatagccaactaaacaccgtacagtaaaataacagtttaatcacagttcaattcaaggatacgggtggctttcaaaagccaaaggtccacttgggtttgatcataattgcctcatgttgacactccgtcaacacttctaacagtatataggtccgtagaacaccactttcaccagtctccgtccaccaaacaaccccccaccgggcccgcactccataaacagtagtttggtaatactcgagtatactaggaatccgagtttccaatgctcaaggattccaatgaaacagtatcaagccgaggattttatcactggtggtgctggacaacacaacaagcaagcacaacggctatgcttcaccaggaacctccaagcaagattcaatttccagtgaacagtaaacagtcctcaaggtttatcggccttctcgaccaagcccttgctggctcgatacaaccgactcacctatgaggttgggtacccaaacagtaacagtagttggtggaatgtcatccacgcaacttaagcacagtcatgtatagcaatatctcatttcatgttaattcattcagtaagtagagcctcagtgaaaagaaaaaaaataaggaaggtcgagtgcgataaaatacacactcgcctcaattttaattaaaacagtgtttggctcaaacaataacaattcaatactttcaagtacacgaatatttcacataacaagtagcaggtagtggaacactcacctgtcaagcaaaagtaataatcgatgtcaaacgtctcagttacgatcaccgtcgttgcccaaacctaggtcaacgagtgaaaacattaataattggattcgttccctactaaagtataggttcattaagaggccaagtgagtagcttaagctacttaatccggcatgcaaatagggtctaaaccacggtgaaagttcatggaaaacaagtctagtatgtacatgaaagtttggcaaaagaaaagtttcactacAGCTCAAAGGCTTCATTACGGGTTAAACTGTCTCGCCCGGCCAGCCTCGGGAAAATGGTCATTGCTCATTGTGGGAAAGTCAGAATTAGGTTCCatcagttgcattggaaactaggttcataaggataaatttgtctagaagaaaccatttccaaaatcccaacataagtggctcaaaattaagaaaccaaatgaactttctggactgtctcggatgaacagtacttcccggacagccaactttccagactcgccacggatcgctcaggatgaaccagaaaatgagctttgtaccgttttaaatctctaagagtctactttcaattgccacaaacggcactcaattccgatcagtgagtaacacgttatgaccttaacaagattgctggacagaaaatttctggacctagtccagttttcctcctttgtttataactcaaaatttattcaaccaaattggctaatttttttgtagacaacctccacacacataacccaacatataatactcacatttgtagccaaaatgtgcatgaaaatatcaaggaaaaaccaggcagcaagcttaaaaagtttcggtcagcacactttaaaaatttctaacttctactcttcttgttattttcattccttgcacataacaagtattagatccaactaaataggggtttaaaacatatcaatacttcataaacacacatgaataagggttagacatttcatcaaacacttggtatgcatattagtaaacctaaccattacttgattaactcaagaaactaaccccaaattcaaccataacaagttgttttcaccatttcaacctcaagtaaatgatataacatcataaacccaaattttaaagattacataccttacttacaagttgttttggtcaccaaacaaaccaccacaatagaagctttaggcttgaaacaacctcaaagattgaaggaaattttctcacaaactctagatatttctcttttggtttttgttcaagatcaaactaaggttgtcatagcaagaagatggagttttcttccttcccttggaagcccttaaggtggacgaaattttggaggaaaatgaagcaaagttggtttaaaattcctctaatcctttggtcaaacaagatatatggctagggttttgccacatggctccattattgtcctaacctttcttaatctttgactaatgccattcttacctttccaaatgcaccaataattattcaacacctctaatctctcacataaagtctctaccactaataaaagaacacttggacaattacaaGTGATGAATTATTTACAACTTAGCTCAAggaaatattttacttcaagtaaaatgaattgaaatgaaatgcatggaaattattataacacgtagaaaataatttgtaagggcatatattaaatggtctagatcttataataaggcatgtaagtaagaaaattgtgttttaaagtgagggtcaaaACAAGGtatttgttgtaacacattgtgaaatataatgctagggcatataagaggtggtttaaatcttggtgcaagtcatgtagtttggggaaattgtattttaaaaatgagggttctcataatgtgttcccacttccattcaggaaTTTCTAGTGGCTGCAATAAACCAGaaggtttctgatgttcagcttttACTTACTGGCATATCAGACATTTTCGTACAAACTTTGCCACGTCCTTTTTCAAACCGTCCCACCAGTATAATTTCTTCACATCGTGATACATTTTGTTCACTCCTGGGTGTATAGTATACCTTGATCGATGTGATTCTTCTAGAATCTCTCTCCTTAACCCTTCATCAACTGGAACCACAATCCGATCTCGAAACCTTAACACTCCTTCAGACCCTAGTTTAAAATCCAGGTTTTCTCCGTTTTGCACTTTCTCCAACCTTTTCTGGATCGTGGGGTCCATTTTCTGTGCCTCTTTAATACGCTCTATCAATGGTGATTTCAACGTCAGGTTCTCAAATAAAATCTTCAATCTCTCCAAGCGAGGGTTCCAACTACTAACCTCTTCTAACATGTCccattcttttaccattaacCCCGCTACTTGAGCCTTTCTACTTAAAGCGTCTGCTACCACATTGGCTTTTCCTGGGTGGTAGTTTATTGAACAATcataatcctccaaaaattccacccatcgcctttgtctcaaatttaattccttttgagaaaacaagtaCTTGAGACTCTTGTGGTCTGTATAAACCTCAAAGGTCACACCGTAcaagtaatgtctccatttctttaggGCAAAGACCACTGCGGCCAGTTCTAGATCATGCGTTGGGTAATTTTGCTCGTGAGACTTCAGTTTTCTAGAGGCATAGGAAACTACCTTACCCTTTTGCATTAGTACGCATCCTAGTCCTTCTCTAGAGGCATCAGAGTATACGACATAACCTTCTACTCCGACAGGCAATGCCAACACAGGAGCTGATGTTAAGCGcctctttaactcctgaaaacttgatTCGCACTTTAGAGTCCAAATGaacttattatttttctttgtcagCTCTGTCATAGTCCAGCAATCCTTGAAAAGTCCTTGATAAATCGCCTATAGTAACCTACCAaacccaagaaacttctaacCTTTGTTGGAGTTTCTGGCTGCTTCCACATCATAACGgcctcaacttttgccggatCCACGGCAATTCCCTCTTTAGAAACTTTATGccctagaaaagaaatttcatccagccaaaactcacacttgctaaatttagcatacaaTTTATGCTCTCTTAAAATCTGCAGAACCATTTTCAAGTGTTGAACATGTTCTTCTCGAGTCTTAGAATAtactaggatatcatcaataaaaactACTACAAACCGATCCAAGTACTTTTTAAAGACTCtctgcattaagtccatgaaggcagctggtgcattagttaatccaaatggcatgactgcaaactcaaaatgtccatatcttgtATTAAAAGCAGTTTTAGGTATGTCTTCCTCCTTAATTTTCAACTGATAATATCCTTGCCTCAAGTCCAGTTTGGAGAAAACTACTGATCCTTGCAGCTGATCAAATAAGCTGTCAATCAATGGTAGAaggtatttatttttaattgtaccCTCATTTAATcctcgataatcaatacacaacCTCAAACTttcatcctttttcttaacaaatagaacagGTGCTTCCCATGGTGAATCACTTTCTCTAACAAAACCTCTCTCCAATAAATCCTGTAATtgaattttcaattcttttagctctgcaggagccattcggtacggAGTCTTAGAAATCGGGGCCATTCCCGGCACTAGATCAATCTTGAACTCCACTTCTCTCTCCGGAGGTAACATTTTCAATTCTTCGGGAAACACATCTGGAAATTTCCTTACCACTGGTACATCCTCCAACCTTACTTGATCACTGGGAGCATTAATCAGGAAAGCTATGAAACCTTGCGCTCCTCCAAACAACATTTTTCTTGCCCGAACTCCCGAAATCATCGCAGATGATGCTAACCTACCtttcacatccaatttcagggttgctttCCCAGGAATCCaaaattctaccacttttgcTCTACAATCAAGCTTAGCGTGGTAATGCGCTAGGAAATCCATTCCTATAATAACATCATATCCTTTTATGTCCAAACTGACTAGATCTACTAGCATCTTACGCTCTCCCACCCAGAACTCGCAGTTCTTATAGGCCAGGCTAGTAATTATACTCCTATTACCCATAGGTGTCCTAACTTCAAGATCGAAGGGTAATTTAACAGGTTGTACATCAATTCCGGACATAAAAATTAGATTCACGAATGAATGAGTTGCGCCAGGATCAATTAGTACTCTAGCTAatcggtgaaagattggaagagTACCTTCCACAACCTCTGAGGAATCAGGTACAGGTTGATCGTCCATAGCGTACACCCTGGCAGAAACTTTCGGCCTATTTCCTCCAAAAGTGGCTTGTCTAGCACTTGGGGTACcaccttcttgtatttttggacAACCGGCAATCTGGTGTTCACTGCTTCCGCACCTCAAGCACTTCCCTTCCTTCCTTCAACATCCGTCCTCAGTATGGCCAGCCCTCCTGCAATATCCACAAGTTACCTGAGGGGTGGTCACACGACCTCCTTGCGGGGCGTTCCTAGTTTGATTCATTCCACTTGGTACTCCTCCAGTACCGATATCTCTTCTTCCGGTACCTCTTGCCCCAGCTCCTCTTGCtagagcgcctcgtggtgctccAGAACTATTTACTCCACCCGTTCCTCAACCCACTTTGGCCGGTGGAGCATTTGCATAAGTCGGCTCCCGACTGCTGCTATGgccaaatcttttcttggcctGGAAGGACTTTACTTGAGCTCTAGCAACTTCCAGTCTCTGAGCTCTCTCAACAGCATCAGCAAAGGTATCTATCCGAACGGCAGCCAatccctcctggatttccacgtTTAGTCCCTGCACAAACCTCCTTATACGCCTTTGCTCCGTGGCTACCAATTCAGGGGCAAAACGGGACAATTTTGTAAATTGAATTTCATATTCAGCGACACTCACCGCCCCCTGCCTACACTTGATAAAGtcgtcctctcttttctcttggatgagaggaggtAGGAACTTGGCgttgaactcccttgtgaagttcgcCCAGGTCTTAGGAATATGATTCCTGTCCCAATTGACCCTAATtaggttccaccaggaacgagcagctccctcaaactggaatgcTGCGAAAGTCACTTGCCTCTCTTCCGTATAATTTAGAGCGACAAAAATGTCAGAGATCCTCTCCCACCAACCTTCAGCTACTTCAGGTTCTGGACCTCCGTAGAACTTAGGTGGTCCAAATTTCAGGAATCTCTCTAATGCCCGATCCTCAGTATCGATTGGGCCTCCTTGGTGATGCGCCACTCCGTGGGCTTGGTGCTCAGTCACGCGCTCTAACACATCAGTTATTCTATTGATTGCGGTGGCCACTGGATCTCCGGCCACGTTTCCCTGACCATGGTCTTGGTTGACCTCAGGTTCCCTAGCACCACTACCCTCGGGGTGTTGTCTAGTTGATCTCCCACGTTCTCTACCTCTAACTCGTCGATCCATAGCCTAGTTATGCCTATATGTAAATAGAGCAATTAATCGAAgctattgttatttatttacttattatcattattattattatatatatttttcttttgtaagtaaaatcaaCACGAATATTAAGGAGAGGAaaataaaacacttaacacatataTTCACACACCAAAGTTCATACAAATAGTAGGTTAGGGTGCCTTCCAAAAGTATGGCACACAAGTTTAGCAAATATATACAAACAATCCCTTAAACCAAAAATAGGGATatagtgcctcaaaagtaggccatctAGCTAGACAAAATGCTATGACCTAAACTAGTGTCACCCTAACTAACCCTAGACATGTAGATACAAACAGATCAAACCTAGTCTAACCCTCGGCAGGGCTACCAGGAGCAACGtcctcctcagggtcctcctccgggtcctcctccACACCTGCCTGAGCAGTATCCTAAATAATCCCCATGACCTCGTCTATCATCATAGTAGCGTCGGCCCTAATACCCGCACTCCTATCACGTACCTCCTCAGCTACTCGAGTCAATCGAGACCACTGTCTCCCTAACTCCTCACGAGCGGCCTCTGACCTAGCCCTCTCGGCTGCTAACCTCTGCTCGAGCTCAGCTATACGATCCATCTGAGTATCAACCATGATGCTCAATTCCTCGACATCCTGGGTCAAAATATGATTAGCGTCCCTCAGCTGGCAACGCTAGTCGTCCAAAGATAGCACTAACTCATTGGGGTAAGCATACGTGACCCTACACTGGCATCGGGGAAACCTATCAGCTGGTGTATAACGTATACGAGGTCCTCCGCCTTGTGGCCTATAGGAGATAGACCTAAGAGGCTCTACATGTCCATTAGCCACTCCATTACCATTACTATGTCCATTTCCGTTTTCCATACCtgcaaaataaccaaaatccaaAGGTTAATACTTAATAGCTAACTTGCTCAGGTACTACTTAGAATGCGTCTAATTATCTCGCTTCTCAACTCTAAAATGGTTCAGGGTTTCTGACATATCTAATATTTCttccaaataatttttctaacctaggctctgataccacctgcgACGGccctacttctccctaaggcgaaccagagggttggcgggtcgcctgcctagctctcgccaggactcacgcaagaaaCCGACTAAACCCTTGCCACgtataacttaaaccaaaacaaaattgtCATCATCCGAACATGCCAAACCTTTAAACGACCGGAATACTAAagacacattaacttcagagataataTTGCCATTGGACATCTGAACGTTCACCCTTAGTACATCTCCAACTAGCTTAACACATAACTACACATATACAAACAAACCACAAAGTAAACTCGTAAAGGtcaaataaattcataaaagccaaaacttagggtttgcacttttccagcttcaagtggcaacccaaacAAAAGATACATAGACCGATTCGAAACAATATTTACAAAGGCTAAAAGCAGATTTCAAATCTCTCGCACgccaaaacctgttaaggaaaaacaaatatcgtgtggtgcattaaaactcagtggtgccccaaaacatgcaatcatataacacAAATAGTAAGTAATCTTCAAGCTTAAATTCAGCAAGTAGAAAAGCATAAAACAGCacagggtaggatacaggggctctcaggagccattttccacgcacttgatcaaaattaatcgcagttgaccctccgtcaactctcactatctaaagtccatgtagattcactatttttttcttaacacgctccaaccaacttactccccaccgggcccgcacgtctcacgagagagtttggtattactcgagtatacctttttgTAAACTAGTCGAGgaattcacccaacgacgtcacattataaactagtcgagggattcacccaacgacgtcacaacacatttttaccaagtcaggataagaggccctcccaccctaaggtgtggtacgTTCCCCTGCCTGGTAGGttagttgacgagtccacgctctagtcaacaattgcaagatattggagaaaacatttcaagcaagtcaccactcgaa contains:
- the LOC140014621 gene encoding uncharacterized protein, translated to MDDQPVPDSSEVVEGTLPIFHRLARVLIDPGATHSFVNLIFMSGIDVQPVKLPFDLEVRTPMGNRSIITSLAYKNCEFWVGERKMLVDLVSLDIKGYDVIIGMDFLAHYHAKLDCRAKVVEFWIPGKATLKLDVKGRLASSAMISGVRARKMLFGGAQGFIAFLINAPSDQVRLEDVPVVRKFPDVFPEELKMLPPEREVEFKIDLVPGMAPISKTPYRMAPAELKELKIQLQDLLERGFVRESDSPWEAPVLFVKKKDESLRLCIDYRGLNEGHKVSKEGIAVDPAKVEAVMMWKQPETPTKELKRRLTSAPVLALPVGVEGYVVYSDASREGLGCVLMQKGKANVVADALSRKAQVAGLMVKEWDMLEEVSSWNPRLERLKILFENLTLKSPLIERIKEAQKMDPTIQKRLEKVQNGENLDFKLGSEGVLRFRDRIVVPVDEGLRREILEESHRSRYTIHPGVNKMYHDVKKLYWWDGLKKDVAKFVRKCLICQ